GTAGGTGTGGCCGGGGTCCACCTGGAAGGGGCAGTCGCTGGCCCACATGAGGCGATCGGCACCGAAGTAGTCGCGGCACTCTTTGATCATGGGGGCGAGGTCGGTGTAGGGCGGGGTCTTTTTCCCCAGGGCGTAGAATGCGGAGGTTTTGAGAGTGAGCTTTTTGTGGACGGATAGATGCAGCAGGCGGTCGAGATGGGCGCGGGTGACGGGGCCGGCCATGCCGACGCGGGCGAAGTGGTCCACCACGACGGGGGTCTGGGGATACTTGATGCACATCTTGTCCACGGCGGCGAGGGTTTCGGGATTGATGAGGAGGCAGATGTTCAGGCCTTCATCAGCGGCGACTTTCCACATTTCCTGCATGCCGGGGGTGGCGAGCCAGGCTTCGACATCCTTGCTGGCGGTGTAGATGCGGAAACCGCGCACGCCTTGTTTGGCCAGGGCCTTCATGCGGCCACGGACGTCGGGGGCATTTTCGTCAATGATGGCGACGCCGGAGAAGGCGCCGGGGTGGGCGGCGATGGCATCGAGCATGTAGCGGTTGTCATACCGATAGAAGCTCATCTGAATGAGGACGATGCGGCTGACGCCTTCGGGTTTGCAATGGGCAAAGAGCTGCTCCGGCGTGAAGCTGGCAGGGGCCATGTTTTTCTTTTCGAAACCAGAGGCAAGGGGGTAGCGCTGGGTATCAGGCGTCCAAACATGGACATGGGCATCAAT
This window of the Prosthecobacter dejongeii genome carries:
- a CDS encoding amidohydrolase family protein, whose protein sequence is MSTLSRRQFLTTAATAALGTQMSSCATLASGSAIDAHVHVWTPDTQRYPLASGFEKKNMAPASFTPEQLFAHCKPEGVSRIVLIQMSFYRYDNRYMLDAIAAHPGAFSGVAIIDENAPDVRGRMKALAKQGVRGFRIYTASKDVEAWLATPGMQEMWKVAADEGLNICLLINPETLAAVDKMCIKYPQTPVVVDHFARVGMAGPVTRAHLDRLLHLSVHKKLTLKTSAFYALGKKTPPYTDLAPMIKECRDYFGADRLMWASDCPFQVDPGHTYKDSIALIRDHLDFLTPSEKAAMLGKTAERVFFGA